The proteins below are encoded in one region of Tepidimicrobium xylanilyticum:
- the flhB gene encoding flagellar biosynthesis protein FlhB, with product MNYTLDLQLFANGEKTEKATPKKRREAREEGQVLQSREVTATFILLISFLGIKIFGKYFLSYMLKFIKDIYEGIENVDQIFYENNLMINFVKVISAFAILVGPITFISFIAGLVINYLQIGFLFTTKPLKINLNRLNPAEGLKRLFSKRSLVELVKSILKIVLIGYIAYSYINKNMLKIINLPKFELLSFLSNFSSLLFGFSIRIVGALVIISIADYFFQWREYEKNLMMTKQEVKEEFKQTEGDPLIKSKIREKQRKIAMSRMMQDVPKADVIITNPTHIAVAIEYDRNLYEAPYVLAKGMDVVAENIKKVGEEHSIPIVENKPLARALYETVEIGDLIPEELYEAVAEVLAYVYSLKDEFRRKDDEIW from the coding sequence ATGAATTACACCTTGGATTTACAGCTATTTGCAAATGGAGAAAAAACTGAAAAAGCAACTCCTAAAAAGCGTAGGGAAGCAAGAGAAGAAGGACAAGTTTTACAGAGTAGAGAGGTAACTGCTACCTTTATACTTTTGATTTCCTTTTTAGGAATAAAGATTTTTGGAAAGTATTTCTTAAGTTATATGCTTAAATTTATAAAGGATATTTACGAAGGGATAGAAAATGTAGACCAAATATTTTATGAGAATAATTTAATGATAAATTTTGTTAAAGTTATTTCTGCTTTTGCAATATTGGTTGGTCCTATTACATTCATATCCTTTATTGCTGGGCTAGTGATTAATTATCTGCAAATAGGTTTTTTGTTTACTACTAAACCGTTGAAAATCAATTTAAACAGGCTTAATCCTGCAGAAGGTTTAAAAAGACTTTTTTCTAAAAGATCTTTAGTTGAATTAGTAAAATCCATATTGAAGATAGTCTTAATTGGATATATAGCATATTCTTATATTAATAAGAATATGTTGAAAATAATCAATTTACCTAAATTTGAACTTCTTTCATTTCTAAGCAATTTTTCTAGTTTATTATTTGGTTTTTCCATAAGAATAGTGGGAGCCTTGGTAATTATATCGATAGCGGACTATTTTTTTCAATGGAGAGAATATGAAAAGAATTTGATGATGACAAAGCAAGAAGTTAAAGAAGAATTTAAACAAACAGAGGGAGATCCATTAATCAAGTCTAAAATTAGAGAGAAACAAAGAAAAATTGCGATGTCAAGGATGATGCAAGATGTACCAAAGGCCGATGTAATTATTACTAACCCTACTCATATAGCTGTTGCTATCGAATACGATAGGAATCTTTATGAGGCTCCTTATGTTTTAGCTAAAGGAATGGATGTAGTGGCTGAAAATATTAAGAAGGTTGGGGAAGAACATTCTATTCCGATAGTTGAAAATAAGCCTCTAGCTCGAGCTTTATATGAAACAGTTGAAATTGGCGATTTGATACCAGAAGAATTGTACGAAGCGGTAGCAGAAGTGCTGGCATATGTATATAGTTTAAAGGATGAGTTTAGGAGGAAAGACGATGAAATTTGGTGA
- the fliR gene encoding flagellar biosynthetic protein FliR produces the protein MDEVFNLLLNQFEIFLLVFVRTSGIFIVSPFFSTQNTPNTLRVGFAFILSVLLALSLDFDSSIVENGYILLIFKELVVGMIIGFISYSFFSTFYIMGQLVDMKIGFGMVHVIDPQHRVQVPLMGNFYYILSFLLFMSINGHHSIINSLVDSYKFIPIGEFSPIAEDGFFLIDILSKVFNIGFKLSLPIVVTILLIDVLLGILARTIPQMNVFVVGLPLKILIGLVVIGLSLSIFYSISPTIFDSAIKEIYNFLNLF, from the coding sequence ATGGATGAAGTTTTTAACTTATTACTAAATCAATTTGAAATTTTCCTATTAGTTTTTGTTAGAACCTCAGGGATTTTCATTGTATCTCCGTTTTTTAGCACACAAAATACCCCAAATACATTAAGAGTGGGTTTTGCTTTTATTTTATCTGTACTATTAGCTTTAAGCTTAGACTTTGATTCTAGCATTGTAGAAAATGGCTATATTCTATTAATATTTAAGGAATTGGTTGTCGGAATGATTATAGGCTTTATAAGCTATAGTTTTTTTTCAACTTTTTATATAATGGGCCAGCTTGTTGATATGAAGATTGGATTTGGTATGGTGCATGTTATAGACCCTCAGCACAGGGTGCAAGTACCTTTAATGGGGAATTTTTACTACATACTATCCTTTTTGTTATTTATGTCAATTAATGGTCACCATTCTATTATTAATAGTTTGGTTGATAGTTATAAATTCATCCCCATTGGAGAGTTTTCTCCTATTGCAGAAGATGGATTTTTTTTAATCGACATATTGTCAAAAGTTTTTAACATAGGTTTTAAATTGAGTTTGCCAATAGTTGTTACAATTCTGTTAATAGATGTACTATTAGGTATTTTGGCTAGAACTATACCTCAGATGAATGTTTTTGTAGTAGGTCTACCTTTAAAAATTTTAATTGGATTGGTAGTAATAGGGTTATCTTTGTCTATATTTTATTCTATTTCACCAACTATTTTTGATAGCGCAATTAAGGAAATATATAATTTTCTAAACTTATTTTAA
- the fliQ gene encoding flagellar biosynthesis protein FliQ: MNQGDVLKLAQDAIRTALMMSAPMLIFSLTVGLLVSIFQAVTQIQEATLAFVPKIVAVLISIIIFGPWVMKVITQFTTNLISNINLYIQ; the protein is encoded by the coding sequence GTGAATCAAGGGGATGTGCTGAAATTAGCTCAGGATGCTATAAGGACAGCTTTAATGATGTCTGCTCCAATGTTGATTTTTAGTTTAACAGTAGGATTGCTCGTAAGCATTTTTCAAGCTGTAACTCAGATACAGGAAGCTACTTTGGCATTTGTGCCCAAAATAGTAGCCGTACTTATATCGATTATAATATTTGGTCCATGGGTAATGAAAGTAATTACTCAATTTACAACAAATTTGATTAGTAATATAAATCTATATATACAATAG
- the fliP gene encoding flagellar type III secretion system pore protein FliP (The bacterial flagellar biogenesis protein FliP forms a type III secretion system (T3SS)-type pore required for flagellar assembly.): MKRTIRITLIIAIIIIMGGVSYAEPDISIMERLVGSQSGDYVFSLQILFLLTVLTLAPSILIMMTSFTRLIIVLSFIRNALGLQQTPPNQVIIGLALFLTFFIMAPIGAQINEEAIQPYLREEINQEIALERAMEPIREFMFRQTRDKDLGLFLNIRNMENVNDIKDVPNHVLIPAFIISELKTAFQIGFVIYIPFLVIDMVVSSTLMSMGMMMLPPVIISLPFKILLFVLVDGWNLIVRSLVLGFR, translated from the coding sequence ATGAAAAGGACGATTAGAATAACTTTAATTATAGCTATAATAATTATAATGGGCGGAGTTTCCTATGCAGAACCAGATATATCAATAATGGAAAGGCTAGTAGGTAGCCAATCAGGAGATTATGTATTCTCTTTACAAATATTGTTCCTGTTAACAGTGCTTACACTAGCCCCATCTATTTTAATTATGATGACTAGTTTTACTAGGTTAATAATAGTGTTATCTTTCATAAGGAATGCATTGGGACTCCAGCAAACACCTCCAAATCAAGTTATAATTGGGCTTGCTCTATTTTTAACATTTTTTATCATGGCCCCTATAGGAGCCCAGATTAATGAAGAGGCAATCCAGCCTTATTTAAGAGAAGAAATTAATCAAGAAATTGCTTTGGAAAGAGCTATGGAACCTATTAGGGAATTTATGTTTAGGCAGACTAGAGATAAGGATCTAGGATTATTTTTAAACATAAGGAATATGGAGAATGTTAATGATATTAAGGATGTCCCAAATCATGTTTTAATACCAGCTTTTATAATAAGTGAATTAAAGACTGCATTCCAAATAGGATTTGTTATATACATACCATTCCTTGTAATAGATATGGTCGTATCCAGTACTTTAATGTCTATGGGTATGATGATGTTGCCGCCGGTAATTATTTCATTGCCTTTTAAAATACTATTATTTGTTCTAGTTGATGGTTGGAACTTAATAGTGAGGTCGTTAGTGCTTGGTTTTAGATAG
- a CDS encoding flagellar biosynthetic protein FliO yields the protein MNKYAFLLNAVLISPLLTSNNYPLAMEDESLGKALFRLAFYIFIVVFVIIVAVYGTRFLAKSTKKFINSKYIKIIDSLNVGVNLKIVIVQINNFIYILAITSNNIQLIDKIAEDQFQKDISFEEHLEAYTDIYFRSDKFFDRIQWGILKKLSGLSKDIDEEEGCNEKDD from the coding sequence ATGAATAAATATGCGTTTTTACTAAATGCTGTTTTAATAAGTCCATTATTAACTTCGAATAATTATCCCTTAGCTATGGAGGATGAGAGTCTTGGTAAAGCTTTATTTAGACTAGCTTTCTATATATTCATAGTCGTATTTGTAATAATTGTTGCTGTTTATGGGACAAGGTTCCTTGCAAAAAGTACAAAGAAATTTATTAATAGCAAATATATTAAAATAATTGATAGCTTAAATGTAGGTGTTAATTTAAAAATTGTGATAGTTCAAATTAATAATTTTATATACATTCTGGCTATAACAAGCAATAATATACAGTTGATAGATAAAATTGCTGAAGACCAATTTCAAAAGGATATAAGTTTTGAAGAACATTTAGAAGCATATACTGATATCTATTTTAGAAGCGATAAGTTTTTTGATCGAATACAGTGGGGTATATTAAAGAAGCTGAGTGGATTAAGCAAAGATATAGATGAGGAAGAAGGTTGCAATGAAAAGGACGATTAG
- a CDS encoding response regulator: MAKGILIVDDASFMRMMIKDILTKNGFEVVGEAENGAIAVEKYKELNPELVIMDITMPEMDGIQAVKEIININPNAKIIMCSAMGQQAMVIEAIQAGAKDFIVKPFQHERVVEAVKKALR; encoded by the coding sequence ATGGCGAAGGGTATATTAATAGTTGATGATGCATCGTTTATGAGAATGATGATTAAAGACATTCTTACAAAAAATGGATTTGAGGTAGTTGGAGAAGCTGAGAATGGTGCAATTGCCGTTGAAAAGTACAAAGAACTGAATCCAGAACTGGTAATTATGGATATCACTATGCCAGAGATGGATGGAATTCAAGCTGTAAAGGAAATAATAAATATTAACCCAAATGCAAAAATAATCATGTGTTCAGCAATGGGGCAGCAGGCCATGGTTATTGAGGCAATACAAGCTGGAGCGAAGGATTTTATAGTTAAACCCTTCCAGCATGAGAGGGTAGTAGAAGCTGTAAAGAAGGCTTTGAGGTAA
- the fliY gene encoding flagellar motor switch phosphatase FliY, whose product MDKDILSQEEIDLLLKGDSNLEGNLDENFEDDGVITDIERDAIGEIGNISMGTAATTLSTLLNRKVTITTPKVEVTTAGELSNEYPIPFVAVDVKYKEGFEGSNILIIHVDDVKIITDIMMGKEEIDTSRELTEMDLSAISEVMNQMMGSSATSLSEIFSKKIDIEPPKSYEITFSEGRKKLDVLKTSDPIIKVSFRMVVKDLIDSEIMQLIPLEFGQGMVENLMGTPQREVIDSIDRREETKLVEEISSKKMDMATSNGIKQKTARIDKMSENKDEEHVIIKKPEFETFDGSDDVSYNESIDLIGDIPVELTVELGKAIKKISEILEYGPGTVIELDKLVGEPLEIYANGKFIAKGEVVVIDDNFGVRITDIQNRYGH is encoded by the coding sequence ATGGATAAGGACATACTTTCCCAAGAAGAGATAGATCTACTTTTAAAAGGTGATAGTAACTTAGAGGGTAATCTGGATGAAAACTTTGAAGATGATGGAGTCATTACAGACATTGAAAGGGATGCAATTGGGGAAATTGGGAATATCAGCATGGGTACTGCTGCCACTACGTTATCTACTTTGCTTAATAGAAAAGTCACTATTACAACTCCAAAGGTGGAAGTGACCACAGCAGGGGAGTTATCTAACGAATATCCCATTCCTTTTGTTGCTGTAGATGTAAAATATAAAGAGGGGTTTGAAGGTTCTAATATATTAATTATACATGTTGATGATGTAAAGATAATTACTGATATTATGATGGGAAAGGAAGAAATTGATACAAGTAGAGAGTTAACGGAGATGGATTTAAGTGCAATTTCTGAAGTTATGAATCAAATGATGGGTTCTTCTGCAACTTCTTTGTCGGAAATCTTTTCAAAGAAGATAGATATTGAACCTCCAAAATCTTATGAAATTACTTTTAGCGAAGGAAGAAAAAAGTTAGACGTATTAAAAACTTCTGATCCGATTATAAAAGTATCTTTTAGAATGGTTGTAAAGGATCTAATTGATAGTGAGATCATGCAATTAATACCTCTTGAATTTGGACAAGGAATGGTAGAAAACCTTATGGGTACTCCTCAAAGAGAGGTTATAGATAGCATAGATAGAAGGGAGGAAACTAAATTAGTAGAAGAAATTTCTTCGAAAAAAATGGATATGGCTACTTCAAACGGAATAAAACAAAAAACTGCAAGAATTGACAAAATGAGCGAAAATAAAGATGAAGAGCACGTGATAATTAAAAAACCAGAGTTTGAGACTTTTGACGGCAGTGATGATGTCAGCTATAATGAATCTATAGATTTAATAGGCGATATTCCTGTTGAATTAACGGTTGAATTAGGTAAAGCTATCAAGAAAATTAGCGAAATATTGGAATATGGACCAGGTACCGTCATAGAATTGGATAAATTGGTTGGAGAGCCGTTGGAGATATATGCAAATGGGAAGTTTATTGCAAAAGGTGAAGTTGTAGTTATAGACGATAATTTTGGTGTAAGGATCACTGATATACAGAATAGATATGGACATTAA
- the fliM gene encoding flagellar motor switch protein FliM, with translation MAEILSQSEIDALLHALSSGEVDVQDIKEVESSKKIRKYDFKNPQKIAKDQLRTLEMIHENYGRLFQTFLSGYLRAPVRVSILSVDQFAYSEFSNAITNPAFLTVIDFHPLSGQILIDISTNVVFSMIDRLLGGDGTKEQELRAFTEIELTLLQSLMKRSMPLIKEAWSNVIDLKPSLDKIEVNPQFAQIVPHNETIALITMNIEIGTVEGMLNICIPYLAIEPILDKLSTRFWFSTTQKELTEEELKIIKKRMLETKVPVVAELGSTLVDIRDILNLQIGDVIKLDTSIEDKVKIRIGSNIKFYGSIGKSRNKMAIKISNVAKDGED, from the coding sequence TTGGCGGAAATATTATCTCAATCTGAAATTGATGCCCTACTTCACGCACTGAGCTCTGGAGAGGTTGATGTTCAGGATATTAAGGAAGTAGAAAGTTCAAAGAAAATAAGAAAATATGATTTCAAAAATCCACAAAAGATTGCGAAAGATCAATTACGAACCCTTGAGATGATTCACGAGAACTATGGAAGACTTTTTCAAACTTTTTTATCTGGATATTTGAGAGCTCCAGTAAGGGTCTCCATCTTAAGTGTAGATCAATTTGCATATAGTGAGTTTAGCAATGCTATAACTAATCCTGCTTTTTTAACTGTAATTGATTTCCATCCATTAAGTGGGCAAATACTGATAGATATATCTACCAATGTTGTGTTTTCAATGATTGATAGACTTCTAGGAGGCGATGGCACTAAAGAACAGGAATTAAGAGCTTTTACAGAAATTGAACTTACCCTCTTACAAAGTTTAATGAAAAGGTCTATGCCGCTAATAAAAGAAGCTTGGAGCAACGTCATTGATTTAAAGCCTAGTTTAGATAAAATTGAGGTGAATCCACAATTTGCACAAATAGTACCTCATAATGAAACCATAGCTTTAATAACTATGAATATTGAAATTGGAACAGTGGAAGGAATGTTAAATATATGTATTCCCTATTTGGCAATAGAACCTATTTTAGATAAACTTAGCACTAGATTTTGGTTTTCAACTACTCAAAAAGAATTAACAGAAGAAGAATTGAAAATTATTAAGAAAAGGATGCTCGAAACTAAAGTTCCAGTTGTTGCGGAATTAGGTTCAACTTTAGTTGATATAAGGGATATATTAAATCTTCAAATAGGGGATGTTATAAAACTGGATACTTCCATAGAGGATAAAGTTAAAATCAGAATTGGTTCAAATATTAAATTCTATGGCAGTATTGGTAAATCTAGGAATAAGATGGCCATAAAAATTTCAAATGTTGCAAAGGATGGTGAAGATTAA
- a CDS encoding flagellar basal body-associated FliL family protein, producing MNNKTIILLIVLILVIVLAVLGIVLGITYYRGNTQHTSKSMETYSFTLEEMYCNIKESKRILRAVITIEANNESTIKNLQEKEFLIRDDINKIIRSKTEEDLEGKEGQISLQDEIKNSLINLFNDSSITNIYFNELIIQ from the coding sequence ATGAATAATAAAACTATTATTTTATTAATCGTTTTAATATTGGTAATTGTACTTGCAGTTTTAGGCATTGTGTTGGGAATTACTTATTATAGAGGTAATACTCAGCATACTTCCAAATCAATGGAAACTTATAGTTTTACATTAGAGGAAATGTATTGCAATATCAAGGAGAGTAAGAGAATACTGAGAGCAGTAATAACTATTGAAGCAAATAATGAAAGCACCATAAAGAATTTACAGGAAAAAGAATTTTTAATCAGAGATGATATTAATAAAATTATAAGAAGCAAAACAGAAGAGGATCTTGAAGGAAAGGAAGGACAAATTTCTTTGCAAGATGAAATAAAGAATAGTTTAATAAACCTATTTAATGATAGTTCAATAACCAATATTTATTTTAACGAATTGATTATTCAATGA
- a CDS encoding OmpA family protein, with amino-acid sequence MSRRRRRRTESGSTGNWLTTYSDMVTLLLCFFVLLFAFSEVDAQKFRSILSSFRGGTGVFDGGTSLELLDFETAEQDEMKRELEELKELLEEYAGENGLGPEITLSIEERGLVIRFMDKVLFDSGKADLKPESIQILDSIGDILNSEEFKEKLIKVEGHTDTDPIIYSSKFPTNWELSAIRATNVLRYLVEEKGIDGNRISSSGYSYHRPIAPNDTPENKQKNRRVDIVILKSIYEDMEPK; translated from the coding sequence ATGAGTAGAAGAAGAAGGCGAAGAACAGAGTCGGGTAGTACTGGCAATTGGCTTACTACATATAGTGATATGGTAACATTATTATTATGCTTCTTTGTATTGTTGTTTGCCTTTTCAGAAGTTGATGCCCAAAAATTTCGAAGTATATTGAGTAGTTTTAGGGGAGGCACAGGAGTATTTGACGGTGGTACCTCATTAGAATTGTTGGATTTTGAAACTGCAGAACAGGATGAAATGAAAAGAGAATTAGAAGAACTAAAAGAGCTATTAGAGGAATATGCAGGCGAAAATGGCCTGGGACCTGAGATAACATTATCCATCGAAGAGCGAGGCTTAGTTATCCGCTTCATGGACAAGGTGTTGTTCGATTCGGGAAAGGCAGATTTAAAGCCTGAATCAATTCAAATTTTAGATTCCATTGGCGACATATTAAATAGTGAAGAGTTTAAAGAAAAATTGATCAAAGTAGAGGGGCATACCGATACGGACCCAATAATCTACTCTTCAAAGTTTCCAACCAATTGGGAATTGTCAGCAATTAGAGCTACTAATGTACTAAGATATCTAGTTGAAGAAAAAGGCATTGATGGCAATAGAATATCCTCTTCAGGATATAGCTACCATAGGCCTATTGCACCAAATGATACTCCTGAAAATAAACAGAAGAACAGAAGAGTAGACATTGTTATTTTAAAATCTATTTATGAAGATATGGAACCGAAGTAG
- a CDS encoding motility protein A, with amino-acid sequence MDISTIIGLILGAIFLVWGIMESGLISSYWDFASVMITLGGTFASTLASYPMKNFLNTVNVVKKAFVYKEVFPDEVIGEIINLANIARKEGLLALEEYAEDLQDDFLKKGIMLIVDGTDPELVRNILETELTFLEERHTEGQSIFETMASFAPAFGMIGTLIGLINMLRTIDDTSSIGPNMSVALVTTFYGSVLANAVFLPLANKLKVRSKSEILVKELMVEGLLSIQAGENPRIIEEKLKTFIPPDARVNYKQKLEREGA; translated from the coding sequence TTGGATATATCAACTATAATAGGCCTCATTTTAGGTGCGATCTTTTTAGTGTGGGGTATAATGGAATCAGGCTTAATAAGTTCCTACTGGGATTTTGCATCGGTGATGATCACCCTTGGAGGAACCTTTGCATCTACTTTGGCAAGCTATCCTATGAAAAATTTTTTAAATACAGTAAATGTTGTCAAAAAGGCTTTCGTTTATAAAGAAGTATTTCCAGACGAAGTTATAGGTGAAATAATTAATCTGGCAAATATTGCCAGAAAGGAAGGTCTATTAGCTTTAGAAGAATATGCTGAAGATTTACAGGATGATTTTCTAAAGAAGGGGATAATGTTAATTGTTGATGGAACAGATCCTGAATTAGTTAGAAACATTTTGGAAACTGAATTAACTTTTTTAGAGGAAAGGCATACAGAAGGGCAAAGTATATTTGAAACTATGGCATCTTTTGCTCCTGCATTTGGTATGATTGGGACTTTGATAGGGTTGATTAATATGCTTAGAACTATAGATGATACCAGCAGCATAGGTCCAAATATGTCTGTAGCACTAGTAACTACCTTTTATGGCTCTGTGTTAGCGAATGCCGTATTTTTACCTCTAGCAAATAAGTTGAAAGTTAGGAGTAAATCTGAGATATTGGTAAAAGAGCTGATGGTTGAAGGGTTATTGTCAATCCAAGCTGGAGAAAACCCAAGGATTATTGAAGAAAAATTGAAGACTTTTATTCCGCCAGATGCAAGAGTAAATTATAAGCAAAAACTTGAGAGAGAGGGAGCATAA
- a CDS encoding flagellar FlbD family protein, whose amino-acid sequence MIRVKRLNGKEFVVNSDLIQFVEETPDTVITLTTGQKIVVSESIDEIIDNVIKYKAMILKYKSAEEKEV is encoded by the coding sequence ATGATTAGAGTAAAAAGGTTAAATGGAAAGGAATTCGTTGTTAACAGCGACTTAATCCAATTTGTAGAGGAAACTCCAGACACGGTTATTACATTGACAACAGGACAGAAGATAGTTGTGTCCGAATCAATAGATGAGATTATCGATAATGTAATTAAATATAAGGCAATGATATTAAAATATAAAAGCGCTGAAGAGAAAGAGGTGTAG
- a CDS encoding flagellar hook protein FlgE: MLRSMYSGVSGLRVHQNKMDVIGNNIANVNTVGYKRSTMTFQEVFSQVIRGASAPQGGRGGTNPQQIGLGVSIGSINTIHTKGAALRTDNPEDLMIDGEGFFVVSDDENFENRFYTRAGNFTLDKDGNLVTADGYKVLGYLVDENGDITNQVGAIRVNRSETVAATATENIQFRGNLDSRLKEDDKHEVDTIIKDSLGNSYTVTFNFQKGASEADGTTWVLSVSRITDQATGNYFEPGSTNIFDGDATGNSLNIKFDKNGKIVSIGNSSLNDLDKVLLNLETLSFNKDKNNGDINPPVLPAGLFGTGGNGQIVIFDGEDSKIASNLTQYANDMDAKPYALDGNSSGKLDGYAIDSSGVVVGIFSNGERKSLGQIMLAKFDNPMGLQKAGNNFFVDTRNSGEPQYGRAGSGGFGAIAPGTLEASNVDLALEFTEMITTQRGFQANSRIITTSDEMLQELVNIKR; encoded by the coding sequence ATGTTGCGTTCTATGTACTCAGGAGTATCGGGATTAAGAGTACACCAAAATAAGATGGATGTAATAGGTAATAATATTGCCAATGTAAATACTGTTGGTTATAAGAGAAGTACAATGACTTTCCAAGAAGTATTTAGTCAAGTTATACGAGGTGCTAGTGCTCCTCAAGGAGGAAGGGGAGGGACAAATCCTCAACAAATAGGATTAGGAGTAAGTATTGGCTCTATAAACACAATTCATACAAAGGGTGCAGCTTTAAGGACTGATAATCCTGAAGATTTAATGATAGACGGAGAAGGGTTCTTTGTAGTATCTGATGATGAAAATTTCGAGAATAGATTCTATACTAGAGCAGGAAATTTTACGTTGGATAAGGATGGGAATTTGGTCACTGCTGATGGATATAAGGTATTAGGATATCTTGTTGATGAGAATGGAGATATTACTAATCAAGTAGGAGCAATTAGAGTTAATAGGTCAGAAACAGTAGCAGCAACTGCAACAGAGAATATTCAGTTTAGGGGTAATTTAGATTCAAGATTAAAAGAAGATGATAAGCATGAAGTTGACACTATAATCAAAGATAGCCTTGGAAATTCTTATACTGTGACTTTTAATTTCCAAAAAGGTGCATCAGAAGCAGATGGTACAACTTGGGTTTTAAGTGTAAGTAGAATAACTGATCAGGCTACTGGTAATTATTTTGAGCCGGGTAGCACTAATATTTTTGATGGTGATGCTACTGGAAATAGTTTAAATATAAAATTCGACAAAAATGGCAAAATAGTTTCTATTGGAAATTCTTCGTTAAATGATTTGGATAAAGTTTTGCTTAATCTAGAAACTCTATCTTTTAATAAAGACAAAAATAATGGTGACATCAATCCACCAGTACTTCCTGCAGGGTTATTTGGCACAGGTGGAAATGGCCAGATTGTCATTTTTGATGGAGAAGATAGCAAGATTGCAAGTAATTTAACTCAATATGCAAATGATATGGATGCTAAGCCCTATGCCTTAGATGGCAATTCTTCAGGCAAGCTGGATGGTTATGCTATTGATAGTAGTGGTGTTGTGGTAGGTATATTTAGTAATGGAGAAAGAAAGTCTTTAGGACAAATTATGTTGGCTAAATTTGACAATCCAATGGGATTGCAAAAAGCAGGTAATAACTTTTTTGTTGATACTAGAAATTCTGGAGAACCTCAATATGGAAGGGCGGGTAGCGGTGGTTTTGGAGCCATAGCTCCAGGCACTTTAGAGGCATCTAATGTGGATTTAGCTCTGGAATTTACAGAAATGATTACAACCCAGAGAGGATTCCAAGCAAATTCTAGGATAATTACCACTTCAGATGAAATGCTTCAAGAATTGGTAAATATTAAGAGATAA
- a CDS encoding TIGR02530 family flagellar biosynthesis protein — protein sequence MDNFKIRRLENQLINSAKPVERKSNLSNKSFESILQQIQNRDYEIKFSKHAINRMDHRDMTLSKEELQRLKTGFNKAEEKGVKDALILMGDKAFIASIKNKTIITTVYKEQLKDNVFTNIDGAVIV from the coding sequence ATGGATAATTTTAAAATTAGAAGACTGGAAAACCAGTTAATAAACTCAGCTAAACCCGTTGAGAGGAAAAGCAATCTTTCAAATAAGAGTTTTGAGTCAATATTACAACAGATTCAAAATAGGGATTATGAAATAAAATTTTCAAAACATGCTATAAATAGGATGGATCATAGGGATATGACTCTAAGCAAAGAGGAACTTCAGAGGTTAAAGACGGGTTTTAATAAAGCTGAAGAAAAAGGTGTTAAAGATGCTTTAATCCTTATGGGAGATAAGGCTTTTATCGCCAGCATCAAGAATAAAACTATAATTACAACTGTATACAAAGAGCAATTAAAAGATAATGTATTTACTAATATAGATGGGGCAGTTATAGTATAG